A single Mesomycoplasma bovoculi M165/69 DNA region contains:
- the nrdF gene encoding class 1b ribonucleoside-diphosphate reductase subunit beta, whose protein sequence is MENHKIKQKNAYYNESISPLAYALNGLKGKMRATNWNVINDPKDLEVWTRVIQNFWVPEKIPVSNDLETWRTLSPTWKRLITRTFTGLTLLDTIQATVGDTAQIAHSLTDHEQIIYTNFAFMVGVHARSYGTIFSTLNTSEEIEEAHEWVINNEKLQARARALIPFYIDKDPLKSKVAAALMPGFLLYGGFYLPFYLSARSKLPNTSDIIRLILRDKVIHNYYSGYKYQRKVEKLSPEKQEEMKKFVFDLLYKLIDLEKEYLYELYSEVDLAEPAIRFSVYNAGKFLQNLGYESPFTEEETRIEPEIFTQLSARADENHDFFSGNGSSYVMGTAEETEDEDWDF, encoded by the coding sequence AATAAAACAAAAAAATGCATATTACAATGAATCTATTTCACCATTGGCTTATGCTCTCAATGGTTTAAAGGGAAAAATGAGAGCAACAAACTGGAATGTTATAAATGATCCAAAAGATCTTGAAGTGTGAACTAGAGTTATTCAAAATTTTTGAGTGCCTGAAAAAATTCCAGTTTCAAACGATTTAGAGACTTGAAGAACACTTAGTCCTACTTGAAAAAGATTAATTACTAGAACTTTTACTGGTTTAACTTTACTTGACACAATTCAAGCCACAGTTGGTGATACAGCTCAAATTGCTCACTCACTCACTGACCATGAGCAAATTATTTATACCAATTTTGCTTTTATGGTGGGTGTACATGCTCGTTCATATGGAACAATTTTTTCAACTTTAAACACTAGTGAAGAAATTGAAGAGGCTCACGAATGAGTAATTAATAATGAAAAATTACAAGCAAGAGCTAGAGCATTAATTCCTTTCTATATTGATAAAGATCCTTTAAAATCCAAGGTAGCCGCTGCTTTAATGCCAGGGTTTTTGCTCTATGGTGGATTTTATCTTCCTTTCTACTTGTCAGCAAGATCTAAATTACCAAACACCTCTGACATCATTAGATTAATTTTAAGAGACAAAGTTATTCATAACTATTACTCAGGATACAAATACCAACGTAAAGTTGAAAAATTGAGTCCTGAAAAACAAGAAGAAATGAAGAAGTTTGTCTTTGACTTGCTATACAAATTAATTGATTTAGAAAAAGAATACTTATACGAACTTTATAGTGAAGTTGATTTAGCTGAACCTGCAATTCGTTTTAGTGTCTACAATGCTGGAAAATTCTTGCAAAATTTAGGTTATGAATCACCTTTTACTGAAGAAGAAACTCGAATTGAACCTGAGATTTTTACCCAACTTTCTGCACGTGCTGATGAAAATCATGACTTTTTTTCTGGTAATGGTTCATCATATGTTATGGGTACTGCTGAAGAAACTGAAGATGAGGATTGAGACTTTTAA
- the nrdI gene encoding class Ib ribonucleoside-diphosphate reductase assembly flavoprotein NrdI — translation MHENIKIVKPEDIKRPCGEIFIVYFSSISNNTHRFILKTGFENKRIPIDLEESITIDREYVLICPTYSGGGEFSAGAVPKQVIKFLNNKHNRDFCRGVIASGNTNFGDTFALAGTVLSSKLSVPLLYQFELLGTKDDVANVQKILTQFWRSDCE, via the coding sequence ATGCATGAAAATATTAAAATTGTAAAACCTGAAGATATTAAAAGACCTTGTGGTGAAATTTTTATAGTTTATTTTTCTTCTATTTCCAACAATACACATCGTTTTATTTTAAAAACAGGTTTTGAAAATAAACGAATTCCAATAGATTTAGAAGAATCAATCACTATTGATCGTGAATATGTTTTAATTTGTCCAACCTATAGTGGTGGTGGTGAATTTTCAGCTGGAGCTGTGCCAAAACAAGTTATTAAATTTTTAAACAACAAACATAACCGCGATTTTTGTAGGGGAGTTATAGCATCTGGAAACACAAACTTTGGTGACACTTTTGCTTTAGCTGGTACTGTTTTATCTAGCAAATTATCTGTGCCATTGCTATACCAATTTGAACTTTTAGGCACCAAAGATGATGTTGCAAATGTGCAAAAAATTTTAACTCAATTTTGAAGGAGCGACTGTGAGTAA
- the nrdE gene encoding class 1b ribonucleoside-diphosphate reductase subunit alpha, whose product MSNSKLKPNITGSLSEEYISLNAKSKLYNWYPDAYKYDLEAAQNYIQNQIQPHFKNFNSYSERIDWLIENQYYDPQIYNQYSKEQLEKLQKQAYGYKHFFPSFMGAYKFYTSYGLKSNDGSQFLEHFEDRALANALFLAKGNFEDASKILEQIMLGRFQPATPTFLNAGKVSRGEYVSCYLLRIEDNMESIARAISTSLQLSKRGGGVSLLLSNLREQGAPIKKIEGQATGVIPVMKILEDSFSYANQLGQRQGAGAVYLSVHHPDILSFLDTKRENADEKIRIKSLSLGVIIPDITFELAKDNKDMALFSVYDVEREYKKAFSDISITDEYYNLLNNPNIKKTFINARKLFSTIAELHFESGYPFILFEDTVNKRNAHPDKIVMSNLCSEIAQPSTPSTYFDDLNFNKIGQDICCNLGSLNIDKAMQAGQNFGDLVYYSIVALDSVSRSSDLSVAPSIQNGNKQNHAIGLGAMNLHGFFAQNQIFYDSPEALDFTNLFFYTLAYHSFNSSMKLAQKLGKFANFENTKFADGSYFDKYIKVSIDEYKPKTQKIADVFAKHNVAIPTQQQWIELVEQIKIHGLANSHLLAVAPTGSISYLSSCTPSLQPVVSPVEVRKEGKIGRVYVPAYNINFETMDFYKDGAYELGPIPIINIVAEAQKHVDQLISMTFFLTDKATTRDLNKAYIHAFKKGCGSIYYVRIRQDVLEDSENLNDCQACVI is encoded by the coding sequence GTGAGTAACAGCAAACTAAAACCAAATATTACTGGTTCTTTATCAGAAGAATATATTAGCCTGAATGCTAAATCAAAACTTTATAATTGATATCCAGATGCTTATAAATATGATTTAGAAGCTGCTCAAAATTACATTCAAAATCAAATTCAACCTCATTTTAAAAATTTTAATAGTTATAGTGAGCGTATTGATTGACTTATTGAAAACCAATATTATGATCCACAAATTTATAATCAATACAGTAAAGAGCAATTAGAAAAGTTACAAAAACAAGCCTATGGTTATAAGCACTTTTTTCCATCTTTTATGGGTGCTTACAAATTTTATACTAGTTATGGGCTTAAATCCAATGATGGTTCACAATTTCTAGAACACTTTGAAGATCGGGCATTAGCAAATGCATTGTTTTTGGCCAAGGGTAACTTTGAAGATGCAAGTAAAATTTTAGAGCAAATTATGCTAGGTCGTTTTCAACCAGCTACTCCAACATTTTTAAATGCTGGTAAAGTCAGTCGTGGTGAGTATGTTTCATGTTATCTTTTAAGAATTGAAGATAACATGGAATCAATTGCTCGTGCAATTTCAACTTCCTTACAACTTTCTAAACGTGGTGGTGGAGTTAGTTTACTCCTTTCTAACCTTCGTGAGCAAGGTGCTCCAATTAAAAAAATTGAAGGCCAAGCAACTGGAGTTATTCCAGTTATGAAAATTCTTGAAGATTCATTTTCATATGCCAACCAACTTGGACAACGCCAAGGTGCTGGAGCTGTTTATTTAAGTGTCCACCACCCTGATATTCTGAGTTTTTTAGACACCAAACGTGAGAATGCTGATGAAAAAATTAGAATTAAATCTTTGTCACTTGGAGTTATAATTCCTGATATTACTTTTGAACTTGCTAAAGATAACAAAGATATGGCACTATTTAGTGTTTATGATGTTGAACGTGAGTACAAAAAAGCTTTTTCTGATATTTCAATCACAGATGAATACTATAATTTGTTAAACAATCCAAATATTAAAAAAACATTCATTAATGCGCGTAAACTCTTTTCAACTATAGCTGAGTTACACTTTGAAAGTGGTTATCCATTTATTTTATTTGAAGATACTGTTAATAAAAGAAATGCTCATCCTGACAAAATTGTAATGTCAAATTTATGTAGTGAAATCGCACAACCTTCAACTCCAAGCACCTATTTTGACGACCTCAATTTTAACAAAATTGGTCAGGATATTTGTTGTAATTTAGGTTCACTCAACATTGACAAAGCTATGCAAGCAGGACAAAATTTTGGAGATTTAGTTTACTATTCAATTGTAGCTTTAGATAGTGTTAGTCGTTCTTCTGATTTGAGTGTCGCACCTTCAATTCAAAATGGCAACAAACAAAATCATGCTATTGGACTTGGAGCCATGAATCTTCATGGATTTTTTGCTCAAAATCAAATTTTCTATGACTCGCCTGAAGCATTAGATTTTACTAACTTATTTTTCTACACATTGGCTTATCACTCTTTTAACTCATCAATGAAGTTAGCACAAAAATTAGGAAAATTTGCAAACTTTGAGAACACAAAGTTTGCTGATGGTAGTTATTTTGACAAATATATCAAAGTTTCAATTGATGAGTATAAACCAAAAACTCAAAAAATTGCTGATGTTTTTGCAAAACATAATGTTGCAATCCCAACTCAACAACAATGAATTGAGTTAGTTGAACAAATTAAAATTCATGGACTTGCAAACTCACACTTATTAGCTGTTGCACCTACTGGATCAATCTCTTATTTAAGTTCTTGTACTCCTTCACTTCAACCTGTGGTTTCACCAGTTGAAGTTCGTAAAGAAGGAAAAATTGGTCGTGTTTATGTGCCAGCTTATAACATTAACTTTGAAACTATGGACTTTTATAAAGATGGTGCATATGAGCTTGGACCAATTCCAATTATTAATATAGTGGCCGAAGCTCAAAAGCACGTTGATCAACTTATTTCAATGACTTTCTTTTTAACAGACAAAGCAACAACTCGTGATTTAAATAAAGCTTATATTCACGCCTTTAAAAAAGGATGTGGTTCTATTTACTATGTAAGGATTCGCCAAGATGTCCTTGAAGATAGTGAAAATCTAAATGATTGTCAAGCTTGTGTGATTTAA
- a CDS encoding ATP-binding protein, with the protein MLLYDELRVEIPIKGFLDTHIGVFGNTGSGKSNTVAKLYKTLFDKINKKSKLKNINSAFVFVDFHNEYKEYFSNYQYEKINIKTISPSEDFKISASSFWNYETLISGFSDFSQEEKKIIKKIMNIKRKFDLNIYYWMLQDINKHNLESDPMQLNKIIAIYNNNNNNDLKVSLYIDSLLKIEQFKHIYDNRTKKSKLIKNEKYSEVTKDLTSLKSGLTVNQYIDKVNIDCQRQFLFKETRRLFQKVKMHEKTKLSHWRLYKWDIKNIWYEFYSININKEKDNPNKFKPITGLEEWLYINNNETSVLEKLKVCLAILDFLVDEDKDMMKEGTLSKIKYRLFDLMPEKMSYIPDQIKIDNAQIIILSLKDEDVGLQKIWPIVVANELFNSQKALYSSGVDSSIHFIIDEAHNLISSKLSEETKDENINRLSLFEKFIREGRKFNFFLTISTQEPWGLDSGITSQLGNFFIHRFVNGNDLEGINKYIANSNDILYNKIPILNPGQCILWGSKFKTPLMIQVDKLGEENENKDKDKLKKETKNKSLEDILGL; encoded by the coding sequence GTTTTTTAGATACTCATATAGGGGTTTTTGGAAACACTGGTAGTGGGAAATCTAATACAGTAGCTAAGTTGTACAAGACTTTATTTGATAAAATTAATAAAAAATCTAAATTAAAAAATATTAATAGTGCTTTTGTTTTTGTTGATTTTCATAATGAGTATAAGGAGTATTTTTCAAATTATCAATATGAAAAAATAAATATAAAAACAATATCTCCAAGTGAAGATTTTAAAATTAGTGCATCATCATTCTGAAATTATGAAACTTTGATAAGTGGTTTTTCAGATTTTTCCCAAGAAGAAAAAAAAATAATAAAAAAAATAATGAATATAAAAAGAAAATTTGACCTCAATATTTATTACTGAATGCTTCAAGATATAAATAAACATAATCTTGAATCAGATCCTATGCAATTAAATAAGATTATAGCAATATATAATAATAATAATAATAATGATTTAAAAGTGTCATTGTATATTGATTCATTATTGAAAATAGAACAATTTAAACATATCTATGATAATCGTACTAAAAAAAGTAAACTTATTAAAAATGAGAAATATTCAGAAGTAACAAAAGATTTGACTAGTTTAAAATCAGGACTAACAGTTAACCAGTATATAGATAAGGTAAATATAGATTGTCAAAGACAATTTTTATTTAAAGAGACACGTAGACTCTTTCAAAAAGTTAAAATGCATGAAAAAACAAAATTAAGTCATTGACGTTTATATAAATGAGATATTAAGAATATTTGATATGAATTCTATAGCATAAACATCAATAAGGAGAAGGATAACCCCAATAAATTTAAACCTATTACGGGGCTTGAGGAGTGGTTATATATTAACAATAATGAGACTTCCGTATTGGAAAAACTAAAAGTTTGTTTAGCAATTTTAGATTTCCTTGTTGATGAAGATAAAGATATGATGAAAGAGGGCACACTTTCTAAGATAAAATATAGGTTATTTGATTTAATGCCCGAAAAAATGAGTTACATTCCTGATCAAATAAAAATAGATAATGCTCAAATTATAATATTGTCACTTAAAGATGAAGATGTAGGATTACAAAAAATATGACCAATAGTAGTTGCTAATGAATTATTTAATTCACAAAAAGCACTATATTCTAGTGGTGTTGATAGCAGCATTCATTTTATAATAGATGAAGCACATAATCTAATATCTAGCAAATTATCAGAAGAAACTAAAGATGAAAATATAAATAGATTAAGTTTGTTTGAAAAATTTATTAGAGAAGGTAGAAAATTCAATTTTTTTCTCACAATTTCTACACAAGAACCTTGAGGATTAGATTCTGGAATAACTTCACAATTAGGTAATTTTTTTATTCATAGATTTGTCAATGGAAATGATTTAGAAGGAATTAATAAATACATAGCGAATTCAAATGATATACTTTATAATAAAATACCAATACTCAATCCTGGTCAATGCATCTTGTGAGGTTCAAAATTCAAAACACCTTTAATGATTCAAGTAGATAAATTGGGAGAAGAGAATGAAAATAAAGATAAAGATAAATTGAAAAAAGAGACTAAAAATAAATCATTAGAAGACATATTAGGTTTATAA